In Fimbriimonadaceae bacterium, one genomic interval encodes:
- a CDS encoding DUF433 domain-containing protein: MDDRIVVDPNICSGKPTVRGTRIRVTDILGMVAGGHTIAGIIDAYPGLTTHDVTAALEYASQVIDEAKVIPRA; encoded by the coding sequence GTGGATGATCGTATCGTTGTCGATCCAAACATCTGCAGCGGAAAGCCTACGGTTCGGGGCACCCGCATTAGGGTGACGGACATCCTCGGCATGGTGGCCGGTGGCCATACCATAGCCGGGATTATTGACGCCTACCCCGGGCTGACGACCCACGATGTCACTGCCGCGCTTGAGTATGCCAGTCAGGTGATTGACGAAGCGAAAGTCATTCCGCGTGCCTGA